A DNA window from Sporosarcina sp. ANT_H38 contains the following coding sequences:
- a CDS encoding phosphatidate cytidylyltransferase: protein MKQRILTAIVALFFFVPLVIIGGLPFTIAVYVIATIGLYELLRMREIQLFSIEGILTWVALAILLMPDSWSEDVFEIVGYTKIEMLFPIVLILLIYTVIVKNRFTFDHAAFSILGALYVGIGFYYLIETRLFGIEYVVYALMVIWTTDSGAYFIGRKIGKRKLWPEISPNKTVEGFIGGILSAIVFACIFQAFIPIASTYIILIVVTIIASIIGQLGDLVESALKRHYEVKDSGKLLPGHGGILDRFDSLLFVLPLLHFLHFVG, encoded by the coding sequence TTGAAACAGAGGATATTAACGGCAATCGTTGCGCTTTTCTTTTTCGTTCCTCTTGTCATAATAGGAGGATTGCCTTTCACGATTGCTGTTTATGTAATTGCAACAATAGGGCTATATGAACTATTACGAATGAGAGAAATCCAACTGTTTTCGATTGAAGGTATTTTAACATGGGTAGCGCTTGCAATTTTACTTATGCCTGACAGTTGGAGCGAGGATGTCTTCGAAATAGTTGGTTATACAAAAATAGAAATGCTATTCCCAATTGTCCTCATCTTATTGATTTATACAGTCATTGTTAAAAATCGATTTACGTTCGATCATGCCGCTTTTTCTATTTTGGGTGCGTTGTATGTCGGAATAGGATTTTACTATTTGATTGAAACGAGATTGTTTGGAATTGAATACGTCGTATATGCATTGATGGTAATCTGGACGACTGATTCCGGTGCTTATTTCATAGGTAGGAAAATCGGTAAGCGAAAGCTGTGGCCGGAAATATCTCCAAATAAGACAGTCGAAGGTTTTATAGGCGGTATATTGTCGGCAATTGTTTTTGCTTGCATATTCCAAGCTTTCATCCCGATTGCTTCCACATATATCATATTAATTGTTGTGACGATTATTGCGTCTATTATAGGACAACTGGGAGATCTTGTCGAATCGGCACTAAAAAGGCATTATGAAGTGAAGGATTCAGGAAAACTCTTGCCAGGTCATGGTGGGATTCTGGATAGGTTTGATAGTCTCCTTTTTGTATTGCCATTACTTCACTTCCTACACTTTGTAGGGTAA
- a CDS encoding isoprenyl transferase, with protein sequence MLEKLFGKKTVVVAGSISDRIATLQSRQIPAHVAIIMDGNGRWAKQRNLPRIAGHHEGMKKVRVITRIANDLGVKVLTLYAFSTENWKRPKLEIDFLMKLPGEFLSTYLPELIEQNVKVEMIGNFDMLPSHTKTAISKAMEETKHNDGLTLNFAMNYGSRLELVESVKEIATLIADGSIQPGDIDEALIGSHLMTAHLPEPDLLIRTSGEVRLSNFMLWQLAYAEFSFTNVLWPDFDEVCMLNAIEEFQLRNRRFGSVEGNGDV encoded by the coding sequence ATGCTGGAAAAACTTTTCGGGAAAAAAACTGTAGTGGTAGCTGGTTCAATTTCGGACCGTATTGCAACACTTCAAAGCAGGCAAATTCCTGCCCATGTCGCAATTATTATGGACGGCAACGGCAGGTGGGCGAAACAGCGTAATTTACCGAGAATTGCAGGCCATCATGAAGGGATGAAAAAGGTCCGTGTAATAACACGTATTGCAAATGACCTGGGTGTAAAAGTGCTCACACTTTACGCTTTTTCAACAGAAAACTGGAAACGACCTAAACTCGAAATAGACTTCTTGATGAAACTTCCTGGAGAATTTCTTAGCACTTACCTCCCCGAACTAATTGAGCAAAACGTGAAAGTTGAAATGATTGGAAACTTTGATATGTTGCCAAGTCATACGAAAACAGCAATTAGTAAAGCGATGGAGGAAACAAAGCACAATGACGGTTTAACATTAAACTTTGCCATGAATTACGGAAGTAGGTTGGAACTTGTTGAATCAGTAAAGGAAATTGCTACCCTTATAGCGGATGGTTCGATTCAACCTGGGGATATTGATGAGGCACTCATTGGATCTCATCTAATGACTGCGCACTTGCCGGAACCCGATTTACTTATCCGCACAAGCGGAGAAGTTAGGTTGTCCAACTTCATGTTATGGCAGCTTGCATATGCTGAATTTTCATTTACAAATGTGTTATGGCCAGATTTTGATGAGGTATGTATGCTCAATGCAATCGAAGAATTTCAATTGAGAAATAGACGCTTTGGAAGTGTAGAAGGGAATGGAGACGTTTGA